Within Mytilus edulis chromosome 10, xbMytEdul2.2, whole genome shotgun sequence, the genomic segment agtggcatcgacccagtggtgtaaatggttatcaaaggtaccaggattataatttagtacgccagacgcgcgtttcgtcttcataagactcatcagtggctttatatcaaaatatttataaagccaaactagtacaaagttgaagagcattgaggatccaaaattccaaaaagttgtgccaaatacggctaaggtaatctatgcctgggataagaaaatcctaagtttttcgaaaaattcaaagttttttagacaggaaatttataaaaatgatcacattattgatattcatgtcaacaccgaagtgttgactactggaaTGGTGATaacatcggggacgaaacgtccactagcagtggcatcgacccagtggtgtaaatggttatcaaaggtaccaggattataatttagtacgccagacgcgcgtttcgtcttcagaagactcatcagtgacgctcatatcaaaatatttataaagccaaactagtacaaagttgaagagcattgaggatccaaaattccaaaaagttgtgccaaatacggctaaggttatctgtgcctgggataagaaacgtccaccagcagtggcatgtAAGGACTATAACAGTTgttaaccattcgtttgatgtgtttaagtttTGATTCTAATATctgattaaggactttccatttAATTTCCTCGGATTCTGGTGTGTttggtattttactttttccatacTTCTTTTGTCTCTGTTGTTCACTAACACGGCAGTTAAATAGTCTTTCTAACTTGGCATGATCAGCAATCAAACcattttcaaagttaaaaagaCAATCGTTTAACAGTCTACAGTTGACATTTATATACACTTATATCGATAATGTGAAAACAAATACGGTGCTGTGGTTAGACTCCAAATCAGACAAATATCTACTAGAGACTGAGCGACGTCGTTATAAGCAATACTTTGCCATCGTACAGTCACCAACGTCAATGTGCAAAACCAAGACAGTATAGTTAGCTATACCCTTACAATATATTTGAAGGAgtatcaaaaattaaaagaaagttATGTTCACCCCTTTTGAAGAGTTTGATACACCAtccaaattgaaaaagaaaaatacattattGAATTTACTCTGTCTCCAAAAACACTattggtaatattctttatagaagaaaaaaaagaaaaactggtctcaaatcttgtttttttttttaaagaaatcttcATTTCTTCTTGAAATCTTCACTCTGGCAAAATTCTACATGCACGTTTATgattacaattttgaaataagGGATAAGCCTTTAGGCTGAGTTCCATTATCATTTATTTCCAGTTACTTAATTACATATCACTAACCGTTGCAGATATGTAGCAAGggaaataatcaaagtatttagtTTCAAAATTCTAAAGCACACTGACTGTTCAAATAGTCAGCTGTCTATATTTCACGATtgcttttcttttcattttacttATCTCATGCTCTGAATATAACTGGATCAGTTGAGAAACTAGAGAATACATATCTTATCACTATTTGTTAAATCGTTCATTCTTAATCATGCACATATTATGTAGTATAGTGCTGGCATTACACGTCATTCATTCTGACGTTGTTCGTGCAAACAACAAAACTAGTTTAGAAAATAAGCGACTTTTATTAAATGACCCTGATGTTACGGCTTCGAGGTTGTCAAGTGTTGAGAAATCATTGCAAGATATGATTGGACTAACACAACACTGCAGAAACAAAATTCAAACATGCAGACAACCATAGCACATCTTGAGGCAACCCTCGTGAAGGAGACGTCTAAACGTTTGGATTTTCAGAAGAACCTGTCTCAACTACAAACCAAACTTGCTCAGGAGAAAGGTAAAGTTTCTCAATCATTGTTGCATGGTAATTAGCTGCATCCATCCGTATTTGATTTGTAAGTCTTTCTTTGGGGTTTTTAGCGGAATTTCCAAACGTTTGGATATATTTGTTAGATTGATTATAAACTGTATAAAGATAAACTGATCTTTGGTCCTTGATTCTACGAATAAACAAAATTCATACACgctgtagataaaaaaaattgtttaaccaAGAACCCATTCAACTTTTAAATAGCTGTATAGTTAGGTCACAATTGTGCGGAAAATGTGCATTTCACCACGAAAAAATCATTTTGAAGGTAAAATAAAATTTCGGACTAAGAAGATAAATAAATAGACAATAAGTCTCTCAAGTAATTGGTACAAGATATGTTCCGGAGGTAAGCGAAAAggaattttatttcaaatgtttcaaTTCGACTTTTTAGCTGAGACAAAAGTAACTGGTATGAAGACTTAATATCTTAAATTCTAATTCACATGATAAGTGTTTAAATTTTTTCCTGTTTCTTGtacaaaattaacttttgatctattttgttttcttttgttattaaacCATTAACAGATCCAGGATCTACATATGTTCGTTGGGGACGTAAACAATGTGCTGGAGTAAACACAGACTTAGTTTACACAGGTAATGTATATGAACTTGTTTATTACTTACATTTAtcaaaagggattttttttaatgactcGTAGACGTTCAACAATTTGACCGTTGGATGTGTGCCGCTATCATTGTTTTTATTCTGCTTCCATTTGACGTACTGTAACGCTGTTAGGTAAAGGGTGttacaaattcaaattcaaatatattttattgctaatcaaagcgcccgcaaggagcagaacaatcaacattaattacatacaaatgattacaagtgattcaatatgattaagatacaatgttataaatatatatagtacgccgctagattaaaactgaagtggaaaggtaacacatgcccaccgaaagctctttttttgagagcccaggtggtcgtgtggtctagcgggacggctgcagtgcaggcgatttggtgtcacgatatcacagtagcatgggttcgaatcccggcgagggaagaaccaaaaatttgcgaaagcaaatttacagatctaacattgttgggttgatgtttagacgagttgtatatatatatatatatatacaactcgtctaaacatcaacccaacaatatatatatatatatttattaagacaagtagaagaatacaacaagcacagtgtttaataatataactaGGTTAAAAAAAAGTCACTGGGCAttactatatctatatatcatttaaggaaaCTTTCCTATATGAGGATAAATTTTCCAATAATTCTCCGAGTTTCTAGAGTATGAAAATATCTTCAGaggacattagccaaataaattgtgatttaatatctAAACCACTAAAATTTTCAAaccgttgttttatttcatttaaaaagttgaaacgaatatttgaaagtttgtggcactgaagaagaaaatgaatttcatcctcaacctcaGTACCACACAATTTACAGATACGTTCTGACACTGTCAGATTTTTGTACCTTCCCCTCTCAACCTCTAAATCGTGAGCCCTGATACGGAATTTCGTTAAATAATGTCTATATCTAAAATCCTGCAAAAGGTAATTTTCTAAGCAAAATctgcttttaaaaagtctataagtTCTAAGCTTGTTACCATATAGTTTATTGCCTCTGAAATCATTATTAAGCTCAGTTTTccatattaaatcatattttgattgcatcattttgcataaatagttttttaacttcgtctttaaattaagtgcataattttcattgatgctaaagtatttaaataaagtttgaatactggtataccagctcTTTTTCTGCTCATCATGTAGAGATTTTGAGAGGTTGAAAgcctcttttaataataaatcatcagatttttttaaacgtatataGTATTTAAACATAAAACCTCCAAAAATAAAGGATATCTGCCCAGTTCATCCATAACTGCAATATTTGTTGCTTTTTCACTTActccaagtataaatttacataagCTTAAATGAGCCTTCTCTACTGCCAGGTCTCCACATAGTTTTTTGAAATAGTTATCCCCTTGAGTGTTTAGTTTGTGAAAGTTAATGTCACCCCATATTTCACTGCCATACATTAATACTGATTTAACTGTATGGTCAAAAACATGAAgtagtgtttttatttttggtttatgacctgagaaacattttttttagtttaaataaggcctttagccctttatttttttaatttaaataaggcctttagcCCTTTATTATACATTTCATGTTGGGCATCTGTAAATTTGCCATTAATACTAAACTTGACACCAAAGTAGGTATAATTTTTTGTGTtcgttagggggggggggggtattatttaaatgaaattgagtAGAAAGAAGTCTACCAGAATTACTAAAAATCATGACTTTGGATTAAGTAATATTAACTTCCAGTCCCCAATTATTGCAATAGATCTGTAGTTTATCAAGACATTCTTGTAGACCCCTAGGAGTTTCAGAAAGCAAAATTAGATCATCTGCATACATCAGACAATTacgttttgtattatttagtttaACTGGAAAGCAATCTTCATCAAATATATCTGGAATATCATTAACAAAAATGTGGTATAAGATGTATAAGATAATTACAGTAATTAATAAAACAGATATAGAATGTATTGTATAAAGGTTCATGAGACGACATTTCAACAACACAGTGTAAATGGTCGTGTCAAGTCTTTTCTGTCTGTGAActtaaaaatgcatattgtttCTGCTCGAAATTAATTGAATAAGAATCTGTACTTGTCATATTGATTGTAGATGTTTCGGTGGTTTTTGTGACTTATGATAATACGGATGTTGCTTTTCTATCTAAGATGACGCGTATGAATTGAAAATAATACGAACCGCTTTCTGCTTTCTTCAATAAGGACgttcaaatttataaacgttttaacaaaaacaaatagttgTAAATACATATAGCAGAGCAGCATACATGCATTTAACTTATTACATGTAAATACGGTTGTAACAGACTAGACAATCGAGCACCTAAAATCAAATGTATCTTACATTAAGACAATTGTACTATTACCAAAGTCACTATGATGATGTGTGATATATTTAAATCGTAATTGTAGGTTTTACAGCCGGACAGGAATACTTAACATCTTCAACATCTGCCGGAGGGCCTTCTAATATATTGTGTCTTCCAAATAATCCTGAACTTAGTAACCGAACAGCTCCTGGAAACAGTATTTTGGCGGGATCAGAATATGAAGAGGGAAATTATTTTATTAGAGGTGCCCAGGATGAAGATGCTCCATGTGCTCTGTGTAGAAGCAGAAACACTTCATCCGCTGTGATGATTCCTGGTAGGATAACGTGTTATGATGGATGGAACATGGAATATTATGGAGTTTTGGCATCTGGATACTACGGCCATAGACCGTCATCGTTCATCTGCATCGATAGTCTGCCAGAATTTATACAAGGCGGACAAGATAATAAAAATGGCTTCCTCCTCTATCCAACATCGACTAAGTGTGGATCATTGCCATGCCCGCCATATGGAGACAACCTAGCAGTAAACTGTGTTGTTTGctcgaaataaaaataataactgtgTTTGTTTTCATTCTGTTTTCAAactaaaaacatataaataagaaatattattCTACTAAAGACcataaaaaatgcattaaaacaaCGGTAGAAACTTGTTGTTCGATTGGTTTTAATATATACATTGGACTTGTCGAATATTGAAAAAGAGGCTAAGTTAACAAGTTACAATTACCTTAATACCTCATTAAAATATTTGTCGTGAATGACAAATGTGGTGCCAATGACGTTAAAAATTACTTTAACTAACACTACCCAATTGGCATCGAAAACATGTTGTATTTACTTCACATAATTCCAAAAGGTACACATATTATAATGCCATGATGTATGTACGTAATTTTCATATCTAAAATTGTACTATCCAATGTTCCACTCAAATAgacgttttcatttttttttttcaattcatggtTGCACTCATGTATCAATAATAGAGCTTAAAAGCCTAGGTTATTGTTTATGCTGAAAAAGctgtttgaaattaaaaatggcgTGAAAGAAGTGACACACGCTGTATTGAACTTTAATATGTAAATCAGCTGGGTGGTGTCTACGACACAAAAAGAACATTTTGCTCAGTCATCTTAGATATAGATATTCTATAGCTCTTAACCGAACCTTAAAAATTGCTGAAGAAAATATTCCAACTTTACAGCTGAGAACTattgttttaatagcttccttttaATCACCACCATAAGGACATCTTAATCGGGAACATAAGCCACATTATATTGTATGAATTGAAGAAATATACTCCATATGAACGGGGATACAACATATACATAAAAGTAGAAATTTCGGTTCCAGTGGTTTCATTTCTTCtgatcaatgaaaaaatcaaatgagGCCTTGTACATACAAGTGGAACATGTAGCACCGCTTTGTGCATCTTATTTTATTTACTGATTGGCATACTGTTAATTCAGATATAATTACGAAGTTTTTATTATTCTGAAAAAAAGGATAGAATAAATTAGTTTGGAAAAAATATAACCCACCataatagtattttttctttgtAGCATTTTCTGAAATCGCAATGACTTATCTTGCATTTTGTTCTCTGTTTAATAATTCATACAAAAATGCACCcaacaattttttgaatttaTAGAAGTTCAAATTTATGCTTTAAGAAAGgaatttaaaattatcaatttttccTGTTTGGATTGAcgtgttgttgtttgttgcacTTCTATGTTCTGGTATttttcttataattgatgtgtatCCCTCcgctttagtttgtaacccggatttgttttctctcaatcgatttatgacgatttataacttttgaacagcggtatactgatgttgcctttatttgtcggTGGCTATTGATATCACTTCAAATACCTAATTGTTTCACAAATTTCAATACAATTTATATAAGACTTCAGATTTTGGCCTGGAGCTTAACATTGTAAGTTTACTTGTTGTTtctgattaataaaaaaaaaagcgcaGACTTGCCGAGGAGTATTTTCCATTACAACAGATGAAATCCTATTTATTTCTGTAGATTCATCATAATTTCTGTAATCGATGGTCAGTCTTTTTTCATGATTAGTGAAAGGTATTGCCGATCTTCCATGTAGCCGTGTCACTCATGATCAAATTTCGAATTTAAAGAATTGTATCGACGGTGCTATAAGGGAAAGAAAGATAGTAATTTGAAGTAACAGATCAACTATATAGATGTATATATGTTTGGTATGAAAAACAAAGTTACTTGTATGTGTATATTTCGACTATGGGTTTTTAACTatgtttcttttttgtaataATGACTTCTGGTATGGGAGTATAAATTAGATATGATAAAGtgtgttcatactttgccaacaAGTAGTATAGTATAATTTgcgatatgttcaaaaatatgataaaaatgataGTCAACAAGCTTCTTCACAGTCAAGCTCTAGATTATGAAAATTTCTGTTTTATAGATCCTCCccaccacacacacacacacacacacacacacaccaaatAATACGctaattttaaaacattgaaaatcaAGTAAAGTTAACTTTCGATTGTAGAAATAATAGTAATGATATGTttagatattatatattttatttaattcaaaattcacATTGATAattgcattcctgcatcaaattttgttGACTTGATTATAATACAGAACCTATTGTGCTGTGCTATTTTATATGTTAAGACAACGAAAGACACCCGTATTACcttaaacatga encodes:
- the LOC139492738 gene encoding uncharacterized protein, which translates into the protein MQTTIAHLEATLVKETSKRLDFQKNLSQLQTKLAQEKDPGSTYVRWGRKQCAGVNTDLVYTGFTAGQEYLTSSTSAGGPSNILCLPNNPELSNRTAPGNSILAGSEYEEGNYFIRGAQDEDAPCALCRSRNTSSAVMIPGRITCYDGWNMEYYGVLASGYYGHRPSSFICIDSLPEFIQGGQDNKNGFLLYPTSTKCGSLPCPPYGDNLAVNCVVCSK